One window of the Natrinema sp. CBA1119 genome contains the following:
- a CDS encoding ABC transporter permease subunit — protein sequence MTWVAIARKDFEDVVRSRMVWGIIAVFLFLMGIVTLGASAQIEDPSATDVIFFFTNVGGQIFVPIIALVVGYMAIVGERQSGSLRILFGLSHNRRDVLFGKLASRTGVIVVATLVACAFAVALMVALFGSLPVRTVLGFVALTLLLGAAFTAIAVGVSAMTDTRMRAMGGAIGSYILFTMVWHPLVAGVHYLLAGELVGLEAPAWYLFALRLNPLEAYRQAMSLLIDGFVPALVGWENIVEDVPASAFQGQESLMVSNRIAGDVPFYLTEWFAAVILLAWIVVPIAIGYRRFERADLN from the coding sequence ATGACCTGGGTCGCGATCGCGCGCAAGGACTTCGAGGACGTCGTGCGCTCGCGGATGGTCTGGGGAATCATTGCGGTCTTCCTGTTCCTGATGGGGATCGTGACGCTCGGCGCGTCGGCCCAGATCGAGGACCCGAGCGCGACGGACGTCATCTTCTTCTTCACGAACGTCGGCGGACAGATATTCGTCCCCATCATCGCGCTGGTCGTCGGCTACATGGCGATCGTCGGGGAGCGCCAGTCCGGCAGCCTCCGGATCCTGTTCGGGCTCTCGCACAACCGCCGCGACGTGCTCTTCGGAAAACTCGCGAGTCGGACCGGTGTCATCGTCGTCGCGACGCTCGTGGCCTGTGCGTTCGCTGTAGCCCTCATGGTCGCCCTGTTCGGCTCGCTGCCCGTCCGAACGGTGCTGGGATTCGTCGCCCTGACGCTCCTGCTCGGAGCCGCCTTCACCGCCATCGCCGTCGGCGTCTCGGCGATGACCGACACCCGAATGCGGGCGATGGGCGGCGCGATCGGCAGCTACATCCTGTTTACCATGGTGTGGCACCCGCTGGTCGCCGGCGTCCACTACCTGCTTGCGGGAGAACTCGTCGGACTCGAGGCACCGGCGTGGTACCTCTTTGCGCTCCGGCTGAACCCGCTCGAGGCGTACAGGCAGGCTATGAGCCTGCTGATCGACGGGTTCGTGCCGGCGCTTGTCGGGTGGGAGAACATCGTCGAAGACGTTCCGGCGTCGGCGTTTCAGGGACAGGAGTCGCTCATGGTGTCGAACCGCATCGCCGGGGACGTCCCGTTCTACCTGACGGAGTGGTTCGCCGCCGTCATCCTGCTCGCGTGGATCGTCGTCCCGATCGCGATCGGCTATCGGCGCTTCGAACGAGCTGATCTGAACTAG
- a CDS encoding GtrA family protein, with protein sequence MSNSLSEAVRMRIRALWSTTRFGQFVGVGTVGATVDNVVLVLLVEATVLGPIVAKVLSWELGIVVIFAINERWTFSEYGKVGLRPLGRRFLRSNLVRLGGFLVTLAVLAILVRRFDVWYVAANVVGIGVGFFVNYTCESLYTWQVHQE encoded by the coding sequence ATGAGTAATTCTCTGTCAGAGGCCGTCCGAATGCGAATTCGCGCGCTCTGGTCGACGACGCGGTTCGGCCAGTTCGTCGGCGTCGGTACCGTCGGTGCGACCGTCGATAACGTGGTCCTCGTGTTACTGGTTGAGGCGACGGTTCTCGGCCCGATCGTCGCGAAGGTGCTCTCTTGGGAGCTCGGAATTGTGGTTATCTTCGCGATCAACGAACGGTGGACGTTTTCGGAGTACGGAAAGGTCGGACTTCGACCGTTAGGACGGCGGTTTCTGCGTTCGAATCTGGTCCGGCTCGGCGGGTTTCTGGTGACGCTCGCGGTACTGGCGATCCTTGTCCGCCGGTTCGACGTCTGGTACGTGGCGGCGAACGTGGTCGGGATCGGCGTCGGCTTCTTCGTCAACTACACCTGTGAGAGCCTCTACACGTGGCAGGTCCATCAGGAGTAG
- a CDS encoding HAH_0734 family protein — MKQLIIHGDPGIRNGAIVRYQGDDGDGESEVVCFGINRNGEYHGPDEVQLWCTVGAEDEYEDYEKRNFTPHFLDVDRVDAEDVEVVRAKSDLAI; from the coding sequence ATGAAGCAGCTCATCATCCACGGGGACCCCGGGATCCGAAACGGGGCCATCGTTCGATACCAGGGAGACGACGGGGACGGGGAATCGGAGGTCGTCTGTTTCGGTATCAATCGCAACGGCGAGTACCACGGTCCCGATGAGGTCCAGCTCTGGTGTACCGTCGGTGCCGAGGACGAGTACGAGGACTACGAGAAACGGAACTTCACGCCGCACTTCCTCGACGTCGACCGCGTCGACGCCGAGGACGTCGAGGTCGTCCGAGCGAAGAGCGATCTCGCGATCTAA
- a CDS encoding 50S ribosomal protein L44e, which yields MQMPRRFNTYCPHCNEHHEHEVEKSRTGRSSGMKWDARRTRRNSSSIGNSGRFSKVPGGEKPTKKTDLKYRCSECGKAHLREGWRAGRLEFQE from the coding sequence ATGCAGATGCCACGCCGATTCAATACGTACTGTCCGCACTGCAACGAACATCACGAACACGAAGTCGAGAAGTCCCGAACGGGCCGCTCGAGCGGCATGAAGTGGGACGCTCGCCGTACCCGACGGAACAGTTCCTCGATCGGGAACTCCGGCCGGTTCTCGAAGGTACCCGGTGGCGAGAAGCCGACCAAGAAGACCGACCTCAAATACCGATGCAGCGAGTGCGGCAAGGCCCACCTCCGCGAGGGATGGCGCGCCGGCCGACTCGAGTTCCAGGAGTGA
- a CDS encoding 30S ribosomal protein S27e codes for MAGNFYSVRCSDCENEQTVFGKASSEVACAVCGTTLVRPTGGKAEIEHEILETVESR; via the coding sequence ATGGCAGGAAATTTCTACAGCGTTCGATGCAGTGACTGCGAGAACGAACAGACCGTCTTCGGCAAGGCCTCCTCGGAGGTCGCCTGTGCCGTCTGTGGCACGACGCTCGTGCGACCGACCGGCGGCAAAGCCGAGATCGAACACGAGATCCTCGAAACAGTCGAGTCACGATGA
- a CDS encoding translation initiation factor IF-2 subunit alpha, which translates to MKYSGWPDPGELVVGKIDEIEDFGVFVDLEEYEDKRGLIHISEVASGWIKNVRDHVREGQIAVCKVLDVDKSSQQIDLSLKDVNDHQRSDKIQEWKNEQKADNWMELAFGEEIEDEDYTAIANELIAIHGGLYEGFKQAAIHGEAALEDTDLDDDEIESIVETARENVSVPYVNVTGYVDLSNPTDTGVDGIREALEAAEGNGEIPEEVDLEVSYVGAPEYRIKVKAPNYKTAESHLEESAQRAVTAIEGHGGTGQYHRERRTDDE; encoded by the coding sequence ATGAAGTACAGCGGCTGGCCCGACCCCGGCGAACTCGTCGTCGGCAAGATCGACGAAATCGAAGACTTCGGCGTCTTCGTCGATCTCGAGGAGTACGAGGACAAGCGCGGACTGATCCACATCTCCGAGGTCGCGAGCGGCTGGATCAAAAACGTCCGCGATCACGTCCGCGAGGGTCAGATCGCCGTCTGCAAGGTCCTCGACGTCGACAAGAGCTCCCAGCAGATCGATCTCTCGCTCAAAGACGTCAACGACCACCAGCGCTCCGACAAGATTCAGGAGTGGAAAAACGAGCAGAAGGCCGACAATTGGATGGAACTGGCCTTCGGCGAGGAGATCGAGGACGAAGACTACACCGCGATCGCCAACGAACTGATCGCCATCCACGGGGGGCTCTACGAGGGCTTCAAGCAGGCCGCGATCCACGGCGAAGCGGCGCTCGAGGACACCGATCTGGACGACGACGAGATCGAATCGATCGTCGAGACGGCCCGCGAGAACGTCTCGGTGCCGTACGTCAACGTCACCGGCTACGTCGACCTCTCGAACCCCACCGACACCGGCGTCGACGGGATCCGCGAGGCACTCGAAGCGGCCGAAGGCAACGGCGAGATCCCCGAAGAGGTCGATCTCGAGGTGAGCTACGTCGGCGCACCCGAGTACCGGATCAAAGTGAAGGCACCGAACTACAAGACCGCCGAATCCCACCTCGAGGAGAGCGCACAGCGAGCGGTCACCGCGATCGAAGGCCACGGTGGGACCGGTCAGTACCACCGCGAGCGCCGAACTGACGACGAATAA
- a CDS encoding RNA-protein complex protein Nop10 — protein MKSDIRVCSAWREVHDRPVYTLSDSCPDCGAETVNSAPAPFDPTDPHGEYRRALKRRNR, from the coding sequence ATGAAATCCGATATCCGGGTGTGTTCGGCGTGGCGCGAGGTCCACGACCGCCCGGTGTATACCCTTTCTGACAGCTGCCCCGACTGCGGTGCCGAGACGGTAAACAGCGCGCCAGCGCCGTTCGATCCGACGGATCCACACGGCGAGTACCGACGCGCTCTTAAACGTCGCAACCGCTGA
- a CDS encoding proteasome assembly chaperone family protein, with protein MDELEIDVVAEVELDDPVLVEGLPGVGHVGTLAVEHLLEELEGESTLVRRIYSREFPPQVSVEDGISELTCAEIYAVDVPEGRDLLLLTGDHQAQSNDGHYTLTDAFLDIAEEFGATDVYALGGVPTGELIDEYAVVGAVSDESMLETLEDAGVEFREDEPAGGIVGVSGLLLGLGERRGFEASCLMGETSGYLVDPKSARAVLEVLEAVLGFDLEYESLDERADEMEEVIGKIQEMEQQQQMDVPTDDDLRYIG; from the coding sequence ATGGACGAACTCGAGATCGACGTCGTCGCCGAGGTCGAACTGGACGACCCCGTTCTCGTCGAGGGGTTGCCGGGAGTGGGACACGTCGGCACCCTCGCTGTCGAGCACTTGCTCGAGGAACTCGAGGGCGAGAGCACGCTCGTGCGGCGCATCTACTCCCGTGAGTTCCCGCCGCAGGTGAGCGTCGAGGACGGCATCTCGGAACTGACCTGTGCCGAGATCTACGCCGTCGATGTTCCCGAGGGTCGCGATCTGCTGCTTCTGACCGGAGATCATCAGGCCCAGAGTAACGACGGCCACTACACGCTCACGGACGCCTTCCTCGATATCGCCGAGGAGTTCGGCGCGACCGACGTGTACGCACTCGGCGGCGTTCCGACCGGCGAACTCATCGACGAGTACGCCGTCGTCGGGGCCGTCAGCGACGAATCGATGCTCGAGACGCTCGAGGACGCGGGCGTCGAGTTCCGCGAAGACGAGCCGGCGGGGGGTATCGTCGGCGTCTCCGGGCTCCTGCTCGGGCTGGGCGAACGCCGCGGCTTCGAGGCGAGTTGCTTGATGGGCGAAACCAGCGGTTATCTGGTCGATCCCAAGAGCGCGCGAGCGGTGCTCGAAGTGCTCGAAGCGGTGCTCGGCTTCGACCTCGAGTACGAGTCCCTGGACGAACGGGCCGACGAGATGGAGGAGGTCATCGGCAAGATCCAGGAGATGGAACAGCAACAGCAGATGGACGTGCCGACGGACGACGATCTGCGCTACATCGGCTAA
- a CDS encoding MarR family transcriptional regulator, translating to MVDVLDNKRAATRFRILVQIAERQPAVSQGEIAEEVGVTSQAVSEYIRDLVDEGFVEKEGRSRYRVTNEGVDWLFRTADDVRRFADHVTGDVLGAMSEAAYIATDDIDDGETVSLSVEDGLLHATPGDEGPATGVATTDAEAGTDVGVTSFEGVMELEPGSVTVLQVPAVRTGGSRAVDSTLVSEHCEDADLVVAAGVEAVVACREVGTDPAVTFAAGAVAADGAERGLEVTAVATTNEVGRVTDALRDADVSYEVLEG from the coding sequence ATGGTCGACGTCCTCGACAACAAACGGGCCGCAACGCGGTTTCGGATCCTCGTGCAGATCGCCGAGCGACAGCCCGCGGTCAGCCAGGGGGAGATCGCCGAGGAAGTCGGCGTGACGAGCCAAGCCGTCAGCGAGTACATCCGCGATCTCGTCGACGAGGGGTTCGTCGAGAAGGAAGGCAGGTCCAGATATCGCGTCACCAACGAAGGTGTCGATTGGCTCTTTCGAACCGCGGACGACGTTCGCCGCTTTGCCGACCACGTCACCGGCGACGTTCTTGGCGCGATGAGCGAGGCCGCCTATATCGCGACCGACGACATCGACGACGGGGAGACCGTCTCGCTTTCGGTCGAGGACGGATTACTCCACGCGACTCCCGGTGATGAGGGACCGGCCACCGGCGTCGCGACCACCGACGCCGAGGCCGGTACCGACGTCGGCGTCACGAGTTTCGAGGGCGTCATGGAACTCGAGCCCGGTTCGGTGACGGTACTGCAGGTACCTGCGGTACGCACCGGTGGCAGCCGAGCGGTCGATTCGACGCTCGTCTCCGAGCACTGCGAGGACGCCGATCTCGTCGTCGCAGCCGGTGTCGAGGCAGTCGTCGCCTGCCGAGAGGTCGGAACCGATCCGGCGGTCACGTTTGCGGCCGGTGCAGTCGCCGCCGACGGCGCTGAACGCGGCCTCGAAGTGACCGCAGTTGCCACGACGAACGAGGTCGGCCGAGTCACGGACGCGCTCCGAGACGCCGACGTCTCCTACGAAGTACTCGAGGGCTGA
- the artA gene encoding archaeosortase A — protein sequence MPALPATTVASTGVADPVATGPATILASTAGSIPFADSLAWIAIGAFVVAMVLEWYGAVDPARYLAAGAWVVFGVFWLTMTPHYYLEVKSPIQTLLTVAALPLCAYAGYLLVQGRESLLLLSKAIAFMGLIYLPAETIPFVRTWLIETTASQTHFGMELLGHSPGIEEGSNGYQSRFAFDPDETVTGRTTYIIMSCTGIGSMAIFGGLIASVKAPLKRKVVPFALAIGVIWFLNLVRNVFIGLASPWGWFQQDVLVYVATEFMGAPADRTSYIVAHNFIAQSLSIVALLGITYLVVRLLPEVFEPLEEVLYILTGTEYDLADALGTESRPVGGSDAVATSESASDTGDTPDPGVTDPDVDPESTSGSEPNDD from the coding sequence ATGCCGGCCCTACCAGCGACGACCGTCGCGAGCACGGGGGTCGCCGATCCCGTTGCGACGGGACCTGCGACAATCCTCGCTTCGACCGCCGGATCCATTCCGTTCGCGGACTCGCTCGCGTGGATCGCGATCGGCGCGTTCGTCGTGGCGATGGTCCTCGAGTGGTACGGCGCCGTCGACCCCGCGCGATACCTCGCCGCGGGCGCCTGGGTCGTCTTCGGCGTCTTCTGGCTGACGATGACCCCCCACTACTACCTCGAGGTCAAGAGCCCCATCCAGACGCTGCTGACGGTCGCCGCGTTGCCGCTGTGTGCCTACGCCGGCTACCTGCTCGTTCAGGGCCGCGAGTCGCTGCTCTTGCTTTCGAAAGCGATCGCGTTTATGGGACTCATCTATCTGCCGGCCGAGACGATCCCGTTCGTTCGCACCTGGCTGATCGAGACGACCGCGTCCCAGACCCACTTCGGGATGGAACTGCTGGGGCACAGCCCCGGCATCGAGGAGGGCTCGAACGGCTACCAGAGCCGCTTCGCCTTCGATCCCGACGAGACGGTCACCGGGCGGACGACCTACATCATCATGTCCTGTACCGGGATCGGCAGCATGGCCATCTTCGGCGGGTTGATCGCGTCGGTCAAGGCACCGCTCAAACGGAAGGTCGTCCCGTTCGCGCTCGCCATCGGGGTCATCTGGTTCCTGAATCTCGTCCGCAACGTCTTCATCGGCCTTGCGTCGCCATGGGGCTGGTTCCAGCAGGATGTCCTCGTTTACGTCGCCACGGAGTTCATGGGCGCGCCAGCCGACCGGACCTCCTACATCGTCGCCCACAACTTCATCGCCCAGTCGCTGTCGATCGTCGCGCTGCTGGGGATCACCTACCTGGTCGTTCGCCTCCTCCCCGAGGTCTTCGAGCCCCTCGAGGAGGTCCTCTACATCCTGACGGGCACGGAGTACGACCTCGCGGACGCGCTCGGCACGGAATCGCGTCCCGTCGGTGGCTCAGACGCGGTCGCCACGTCCGAATCGGCTTCGGACACCGGTGACACGCCCGATCCTGGTGTCACCGACCCCGATGTCGATCCCGAGTCCACGTCGGGATCGGAACCGAACGATGACTGA
- a CDS encoding metallophosphoesterase has protein sequence MTDVDIDVPFDVRDRSVYVPAAETLVLSDVHLGKAAASSVDAPINDGSDVRERLQRLLEATEPATVVVAGDLLHSFSRLPRGVERDLDRLLEAVDAAGADLIVTPGNHDTMLEEAFGGETAVECELADGETVVCHGHERPDATAERYIVGHDHPALAIEGRKRPCFLYGPDAFEGADVLVLPAFTRLAAGSTVNGMDGRDFQTPLVRNVDGFYPAVRDDSSGETLWFPPLGELRRLL, from the coding sequence ATGACTGACGTCGACATCGACGTCCCGTTCGATGTCCGCGATCGGTCCGTCTACGTTCCCGCCGCGGAGACGCTCGTACTCTCGGACGTTCACCTCGGCAAAGCGGCTGCCTCGAGCGTCGACGCCCCGATCAACGACGGGAGCGACGTCCGCGAGCGACTGCAGCGATTGCTCGAGGCGACCGAGCCGGCGACGGTCGTCGTCGCCGGCGACCTCCTGCACTCGTTTTCGCGACTCCCGCGCGGCGTCGAGCGGGATCTCGACCGGCTGCTCGAAGCGGTCGACGCCGCCGGTGCCGATCTGATCGTCACGCCGGGCAACCACGATACGATGCTCGAGGAGGCCTTCGGCGGCGAGACGGCCGTCGAATGCGAACTGGCCGACGGCGAGACGGTGGTCTGTCACGGCCACGAGCGACCCGACGCGACGGCCGAGCGATACATCGTCGGTCACGACCACCCCGCGCTGGCGATCGAGGGGCGCAAACGGCCGTGTTTCCTCTACGGTCCCGACGCCTTCGAGGGAGCGGACGTGCTCGTGCTCCCGGCATTCACCCGGCTGGCCGCCGGTTCGACCGTCAACGGAATGGACGGCCGCGACTTCCAGACGCCGCTCGTCCGGAACGTCGACGGGTTCTACCCCGCGGTCAGGGACGACTCGAGCGGCGAAACGCTCTGGTTCCCGCCGCTGGGCGAGTTGCGCCGGTTGTTGTGA
- a CDS encoding NAD(P)/FAD-dependent oxidoreductase — protein sequence MPSPPHVLVVGGGLAGLVAARHLAGGGIDVALLERRDTVGGRVRTLEWDGYRFDRGFQVLFTAYPAVQRELDREALELRRFSPGATVAGPDGRSTLADPLREPGTIPSTLSNPSVSVGDALRIARLWWDLRRTDPSALFAGDDATIAEFLRERGFSRRFVEEFVAPFYGGITLDRSLSTSSRVFEYTFKTLAAGEIAVPAAGMEAIPTQLADRVREVGGRIETGVTVESVSGAAGDSSGGGECGSDAGGGKRGPDGGVGGRGSDASVTVETDAGSVAADAVVVATDPPSARELTGVDAIPTEARGCVTQYYALPAGFDLETGRRLLLNATEQGPNHVVPHSAVAPEYAPSGTTLISATYLGERTEHDAELAALTRRTLESWYPNKGFDGLDAVHTARVPFAQFAQPPGFFEELPDVRDPAGPVYLAGDYTRWSSIQGAMESGRQAAKAVIDDLSE from the coding sequence ATGCCCTCGCCCCCGCACGTCCTCGTCGTCGGCGGTGGTCTCGCCGGTCTCGTCGCCGCCCGTCACCTCGCCGGCGGCGGTATCGATGTCGCGCTACTCGAGCGCCGCGACACGGTCGGCGGCCGCGTCCGCACGCTCGAGTGGGACGGCTATCGATTCGATCGCGGCTTTCAGGTGCTGTTCACCGCCTATCCCGCGGTACAGCGCGAACTCGATCGCGAGGCGCTCGAGTTGCGCCGGTTCTCCCCGGGTGCCACCGTCGCCGGTCCCGACGGCCGATCGACGCTCGCGGACCCGCTCCGCGAGCCCGGAACGATCCCGTCGACGCTGTCCAATCCCTCCGTCTCCGTCGGTGACGCTCTGCGGATCGCGCGACTCTGGTGGGATCTCCGGCGAACGGATCCATCGGCGTTGTTCGCCGGCGATGACGCGACCATCGCCGAGTTCCTCCGCGAGCGTGGCTTCTCGAGGCGATTCGTCGAGGAGTTCGTCGCCCCCTTCTACGGTGGGATCACCCTCGATCGGTCGCTGTCGACCTCGAGCCGCGTCTTCGAGTACACCTTCAAGACGCTCGCAGCGGGCGAGATCGCCGTTCCCGCAGCGGGGATGGAAGCGATTCCGACGCAACTCGCCGACCGCGTTCGCGAGGTCGGCGGCCGGATCGAGACCGGGGTCACGGTCGAGTCGGTCTCGGGGGCTGCCGGAGACTCGAGCGGCGGTGGCGAGTGCGGATCGGACGCCGGCGGTGGCAAGCGCGGACCGGACGGAGGCGTCGGCGGGCGCGGATCGGACGCGAGCGTCACAGTCGAGACCGACGCCGGAAGCGTCGCGGCCGACGCGGTCGTCGTCGCGACCGATCCGCCGTCCGCTCGCGAGTTGACCGGCGTCGACGCGATCCCCACCGAAGCGCGCGGCTGTGTCACCCAGTACTACGCGCTGCCGGCTGGCTTCGACCTCGAGACGGGACGCCGGCTGCTGCTGAACGCGACCGAGCAGGGGCCCAACCACGTCGTTCCCCACAGCGCGGTTGCGCCGGAGTACGCGCCGAGCGGAACGACCCTCATCAGCGCGACCTATCTCGGCGAGCGGACGGAGCACGATGCGGAACTCGCTGCGCTAACGCGACGAACGCTCGAGTCGTGGTATCCGAATAAGGGGTTCGACGGGCTCGATGCGGTACACACTGCACGGGTTCCGTTCGCCCAGTTCGCGCAGCCGCCGGGGTTTTTCGAGGAGCTGCCCGATGTCCGCGATCCCGCGGGACCGGTCTATCTCGCCGGTGACTACACGCGGTGGTCGTCCATTCAGGGTGCCATGGAGAGCGGCCGGCAAGCCGCGAAGGCGGTCATCGACGATCTGTCGGAATGA
- a CDS encoding thioesterase family protein, translating to MGDHAPSDSERDSDGPTFRPVFENRVRFAETDQQGIVFYGEYFTFQDEAVSAFFREVDYGYDDMLEDGWQIHVVNTELNYYTGAAFEDVIVNELRVADIGTASLEYEYRATRKGDDEILADGTVTQVAVDLETEEPTRIPDEFRDAVAAFQGGLESGE from the coding sequence ATGGGAGACCACGCTCCGAGCGATTCCGAACGCGACTCCGACGGCCCCACCTTCCGGCCCGTCTTCGAGAATCGCGTCCGCTTTGCCGAGACCGACCAGCAAGGGATCGTCTTCTACGGCGAGTACTTCACGTTTCAGGACGAGGCCGTCTCCGCGTTCTTCCGAGAAGTGGACTACGGCTACGACGACATGCTCGAGGACGGCTGGCAGATCCACGTCGTCAACACGGAACTGAACTACTACACCGGCGCGGCGTTCGAAGACGTGATCGTCAACGAGCTGCGGGTCGCCGACATCGGAACGGCGAGTCTCGAGTACGAGTATCGAGCCACGCGGAAGGGTGACGACGAGATCCTGGCCGACGGCACCGTCACGCAGGTCGCTGTCGATCTCGAAACCGAGGAACCGACTCGAATCCCCGACGAGTTCCGCGACGCCGTCGCGGCGTTTCAGGGAGGCCTCGAGTCCGGCGAGTAG
- a CDS encoding ABC transporter ATP-binding protein has protein sequence MTDPILEVEDLNVYYGKSHALKGVSLSINEGEIYGVIGPNGAGKTTMLNAIAGFVEYDGTIRYDGTDLATVKPQQIVRDGLIYCTEDRDLFPYFSVHENLLMGAQFRTDRDEVTDDLDMVYDLFPRLDERREQEAETMSGGEQQMLAVGRALMSDPDVLMLDEPTLGLAPVIIQDIGDALEKLQAETGLTILLAEQNSTFALTHAERLSLIETGEIELSGTHDEFHDNEYVREAYVGVH, from the coding sequence ATGACTGATCCGATACTCGAGGTCGAGGACCTCAACGTCTACTACGGCAAGTCACACGCACTGAAAGGCGTCTCGCTGTCGATCAACGAGGGCGAAATCTACGGCGTGATCGGCCCGAATGGGGCTGGGAAGACGACCATGCTCAACGCCATCGCGGGGTTCGTCGAGTACGACGGCACGATCCGCTACGACGGAACGGATCTCGCCACCGTGAAGCCACAGCAGATCGTCAGGGACGGCCTGATCTACTGCACCGAGGATCGGGACCTGTTCCCGTACTTCTCGGTCCACGAGAATCTGTTGATGGGCGCTCAGTTCCGCACCGATCGCGACGAGGTCACAGACGACCTCGACATGGTCTACGACCTGTTCCCGCGGCTGGACGAACGCCGCGAGCAGGAGGCTGAGACCATGAGCGGCGGCGAACAGCAGATGCTCGCCGTCGGTCGCGCGCTGATGAGCGACCCCGACGTGTTGATGCTCGACGAACCGACGCTCGGGCTCGCACCGGTCATCATCCAGGACATCGGGGACGCCCTCGAGAAACTCCAGGCGGAGACGGGGCTGACGATCCTGCTCGCCGAGCAGAACTCGACGTTCGCCCTGACTCACGCCGAACGGCTCTCGCTGATCGAGACCGGCGAGATCGAGCTCTCGGGGACGCACGATGAGTTCCACGACAACGAGTACGTCCGCGAGGCGTACGTCGGCGTCCACTAA
- a CDS encoding ABC transporter ATP-binding protein yields the protein MSVLEVDGLTKKFGGLVAVDDFSFEVDEGEIVGLIGPNGSGKSTVFNCIMGIYGVTEGSIRFNGDDITDDSTHQVVNKGLSRVSQESNPIDSMSVAGNIKLFTLPNSIVSLRGGATQEEIYDYASRIDIEDDLQEMPDELPHADVRRLEIAKALATEPELLLLDEPFAGMNQAEIGELAAQIERFREEGMTMVVVDHNMGGLMELVDRVVVLNNGDFLASGTPEEIAEDDAVQEAYLAGEGL from the coding sequence ATGAGCGTGCTAGAAGTCGACGGACTCACGAAGAAGTTCGGCGGCCTCGTCGCCGTCGACGACTTCTCGTTCGAGGTCGACGAGGGCGAAATCGTCGGCCTGATCGGCCCGAACGGCTCGGGCAAGTCCACGGTGTTCAACTGCATCATGGGCATCTACGGCGTCACCGAGGGGTCGATCCGGTTCAACGGTGACGACATCACCGACGATTCGACCCACCAGGTCGTCAACAAGGGACTCTCGCGAGTCTCACAGGAATCGAACCCGATCGACTCGATGTCGGTCGCCGGAAACATCAAGCTGTTCACGCTGCCGAACAGCATCGTCTCGCTGCGCGGCGGTGCCACGCAGGAGGAGATATACGACTACGCATCCCGCATCGATATCGAAGACGATCTCCAGGAAATGCCGGACGAACTACCCCACGCGGACGTTCGCCGCCTCGAGATCGCCAAGGCGCTGGCGACCGAGCCCGAGCTCCTGTTGCTTGACGAGCCCTTCGCCGGGATGAACCAGGCGGAGATCGGGGAGCTTGCCGCCCAGATCGAACGCTTCCGCGAGGAAGGCATGACGATGGTCGTCGTCGACCACAACATGGGCGGGTTGATGGAGCTCGTCGACCGCGTCGTCGTCCTCAACAACGGCGACTTCCTCGCGTCGGGAACGCCCGAGGAGATCGCCGAGGACGACGCGGTCCAGGAGGCGTATCTCGCTGGGGAGGGACTATAA